Sequence from the Enhydrobacter sp. genome:
CGTCGACCACCGAGAGGAAGGTGCGCCCACCTTCCTTCAACACGACGGCGATGCGCCTGGCGCCGGCGTCGATGGCGTTCTCGACCAGTTCCTTTACGGCACTCGCCGGCCGCTCGACGACCTCGCCGGCAGCGATTTGGTTGACCAGGGTGGAGGGAAGGCGTCGCAGCGCGCTCATCGGGAGCGCAGTCTACGGCTTTCGCCTCTGGGAAAGATACTGGCGGGTGAGCACCTTGGCGTCCTCGACGCGAGGCTGGTCGAAGGCGTCGATCTTCCACAGATGGGCAGCGAAGATCGTCTCCAGCATGAAATGCATCATCAGCGCACCCATCGTGCGTTCGTCGACTTCTCTGACCCGGATCGTGCGCGTCGGCCGACCGGCCGCGACGGTCGTACCCGCTGTGGCGTCGGCCTCGGCCAGCAACAGGTCGCCCATCGTGTTGCCCGCGAGATACTCGAGCGCCTTGTCACCGCCCACCGACATCCGATGTCCCTGCCCCGCCGTGTCCTGGATCAGGAAGGTGAAGAGCTTGTCGGCCGGCCCGCCGAGATAGAGCTGGACCTGGCTGTGCTGGTCGACCGTGCCCAGGGCGACGGCCGGTGTCGTCCCCAAGCCGTCCTTGCCCAGACTCTCGGCCCAGATCTGACGGTACCAGGAGGCGAAAGTATTCAGCCGATCGACGTAAGGCATCAGCACGCTGATGTTGATGCCCTTCTCGCGCGCCAGACCGACATTGAGCGCCGCCCCCGATGCCGGCGCGATGCCGGCGACGTCGTTGGCCGCCAGCACCGGATCGAGCACGCTCGCCGCGCCCTCGCGCACGGCCGCGGCATCGACGCCCGCGATCATGGCGGGCAGCATGCCGACCAGTGACAGGGCCGAGAACCGGCCGCCGACCTTCGGGTCGTGCTCGAGTACGGTGGCGCCGAGCCGCTCGGCTAGGCGCCGCAGCGGATTGTCGGTCGCCTCGGTGATGGCGATCATGTGGCGGCCTATGGCGGCCTTGCCAACCCTGGCTTCGAGGGCCCCGAGGATCGCGAAGAGCTGCGCCAATGTTTCCGGCGTACC
This genomic interval carries:
- a CDS encoding glucose-6-phosphate isomerase — protein: MHYRHSIDDALEESIGRHGLSRASLERAMSELGPALDKLRHWHDSNELPLLRLPARRDDLAALKPHADRFAEFEHVVVMGMGGSSLSGKTLVALKDRGFGPAPGRPKLWFMDNVDPATYAELLSRLPLDRTGFIPISKSGGTPETLAQLFAILGALEARVGKAAIGRHMIAITEATDNPLRRLAERLGATVLEHDPKVGGRFSALSLVGMLPAMIAGVDAAAVREGAASVLDPVLAANDVAGIAPASGAALNVGLAREKGINISVLMPYVDRLNTFASWYRQIWAESLGKDGLGTTPAVALGTVDQHSQVQLYLGGPADKLFTFLIQDTAGQGHRMSVGGDKALEYLAGNTMGDLLLAEADATAGTTVAAGRPTRTIRVREVDERTMGALMMHFMLETIFAAHLWKIDAFDQPRVEDAKVLTRQYLSQRRKP